One stretch of Callospermophilus lateralis isolate mCalLat2 chromosome 11, mCalLat2.hap1, whole genome shotgun sequence DNA includes these proteins:
- the Cbx1 gene encoding chromobox protein homolog 1, with protein MGKKQNKKKVEEVLEEEEEEYVVEKVLDRRVVKGKVEYLLKWKGFSDEDNTWEPEENLDCPDLIAEFLQSQKTAHETDKSEGGKRKADSDSEDKGEESKPKKKKEESEKPRGFARGLEPERIIGATDSSGELMFLMKWKNSDEADLVPAKEANVKCPQVVISFYEERLTWHSYPSEDDDKKDDKN; from the exons ATggggaaaaaacaaaataagaagaaAGTAGAGGAGGtactagaagaagaagaagaggaatatGTGGTGGAAAAAGTTCTTGATCGTCGGGTTGTAAAGGGCAAAGTGGAGTACCTCCTAAAGTGGAAAGGTTTCTCCGA TGAGGACAATACATGGGAGCCAGAAGAGAACTTGGATTGTCCCGACCTCATTGCTGAGTTTCTACAGTCACAGAAAACAGCACATGAGACAGATAAATCAGAAGGCGGCAAGCGTAAAGCTGATTCGGATTCTGAAGATAAGGGAGAAGAGAGCAAaccaaagaagaagaaagaagag TCTGAAAAGCCACGGGGCTTTGCCCGGGGTTTGGAGCCGGAGCGGATTATTGGAGCTACAGACTCCAGTGGAGAGCTCATGTTCCTGATGAAATG GAAAAACTCTGATGAGGCTGACCTGGTCCCTGCCAAGGAAGCCAATGTCAAGTGCCCACAGGTTGTCATATCCTTCTATGAGGAAAGGCTGACGTGGCATTCCTACCCCTCGGAGGATGATGATAAAAAAGATGACAAGAATTAA